The Candidatus Woesearchaeota archaeon genome window below encodes:
- a CDS encoding PRC-barrel domain-containing protein: protein MPEKFPEKSRGKNAVSYENPVPKPIIKKAVGNTINNSVASINSTIGKEVYSDEGNYIGSIVDFIIGANRIDSIKIDIKNEKYKSGKIKGCIINFKNIKSFGEVIIIDKAIVSDLIEKLKINL from the coding sequence GTGCCAGAAAAATTCCCGGAGAAAAGTAGAGGAAAAAATGCTGTATCTTATGAAAATCCAGTTCCAAAACCAATAATAAAAAAAGCAGTAGGGAATACAATTAACAACTCGGTTGCTTCTATAAATTCAACTATAGGAAAAGAAGTTTATAGCGATGAAGGGAATTATATCGGAAGTATTGTTGATTTTATTATTGGTGCAAACAGAATAGACTCAATCAAAATCGATATTAAAAATGAGAAATATAAATCGGGCAAAATAAAAGGTTGCATTATCAATTTTAAGAATATTAAGAGTTTTGGAGAGGTTATTATTATAGATAAAGCAATAGTATCAGATTTAATAGAAAAACTAAAAATTAATCTTTAA
- a CDS encoding Fic family protein produces the protein MAYIETIKRNKKEYYYLTKNVRLSLNKWKKIRVFLGDKKPSQEELKKYAQEIEDKSKPFSKISNYTYLSEHDAETLQDLKESYSTWLKQIPKSAKEKLNEDFVIRFTYHSNAIEGNRLTLRQTALILKDKVIPSGVRAEDYNEAINGKECLDYIKLYEGELNTKLLEKINGILTKNTGVVYGGRIRFFNVQIQGSTHVPPPHTEVKKHMLNFLKWYSANKNKLHPFELAALIHAKLTWIHPFEDGNGRTARTVMNFILMKKGFPMFFIPFEKREEYYQSLDVADKGNYKEYISRMLQLIIDQIRSYGHNKKE, from the coding sequence ATGGCTTACATTGAAACCATAAAACGGAACAAAAAGGAATATTACTACCTCACAAAAAATGTAAGGCTCAGCTTAAACAAATGGAAGAAGATAAGGGTTTTCTTAGGAGATAAAAAGCCTTCACAAGAAGAACTAAAAAAATATGCTCAAGAAATAGAGGATAAATCAAAACCGTTTTCAAAAATCTCAAATTATACCTATCTTTCAGAGCATGATGCAGAAACCTTGCAGGATCTAAAAGAAAGTTATAGCACATGGCTTAAACAAATTCCAAAAAGTGCCAAGGAAAAGCTGAATGAGGATTTTGTTATAAGATTTACATATCATTCCAACGCAATTGAAGGTAATAGGCTGACATTAAGGCAAACTGCTCTAATTCTTAAAGATAAAGTAATACCTTCTGGAGTAAGAGCAGAGGATTATAACGAAGCCATAAATGGAAAAGAATGCTTAGATTATATTAAATTGTATGAAGGCGAATTAAACACCAAACTGCTCGAAAAAATAAATGGGATTCTTACTAAAAATACAGGAGTAGTTTATGGAGGAAGAATACGTTTTTTTAATGTACAAATACAAGGCTCAACTCATGTTCCTCCACCCCATACAGAAGTTAAAAAGCATATGCTAAATTTTTTAAAGTGGTATAGTGCAAACAAAAATAAACTGCATCCGTTTGAATTAGCAGCTTTGATTCATGCAAAATTAACATGGATACATCCTTTTGAAGATGGAAATGGCAGAACTGCAAGAACCGTTATGAATTTTATCCTAATGAAAAAGGGTTTCCCTATGTTTTTTATTCCATTTGAGAAAAGAGAAGAATATTACCAATCATTAGATGTTGCTGATAAAGGCAATTATAAGGAATATATTTCTAGAATGTTGCAATTGATTATAGATCAAATAAGAAGTTACGGGCACAATAAGAAAGAATAA
- the pdxT gene encoding pyridoxal 5'-phosphate synthase glutaminase subunit PdxT, whose amino-acid sequence MTIGVLAVQGDFREHIAILSKFPVFIKQVRTKKDLTDCDGLIIPGGESTTISKLLKQEGIDNELQKTKLPIFGTCAGAILLAKDLTSKEKHSLGLMDITLSRNYYGSQLDSFVKPVLFLNKKISGAFIRAPKIETVGSTIQVLGTLDEKTPVVVQQNQYLAACFHPELVGETKVHEYFLGMVKEFRK is encoded by the coding sequence CTGACGATTGGAGTTCTTGCGGTACAGGGAGATTTTCGGGAACATATTGCCATTCTTAGTAAGTTTCCCGTGTTTATTAAACAAGTAAGAACAAAAAAAGATCTTACTGACTGTGATGGATTAATTATTCCCGGTGGAGAATCTACAACCATAAGCAAATTGCTCAAGCAGGAAGGGATTGATAATGAATTGCAAAAAACAAAATTGCCTATTTTTGGAACCTGTGCCGGAGCTATTTTGTTGGCAAAAGATTTGACGAGCAAGGAAAAACATTCATTGGGATTAATGGATATAACGCTTTCAAGAAATTATTATGGAAGTCAGCTTGACAGCTTTGTTAAACCAGTATTATTTTTGAATAAGAAAATAAGTGGTGCATTTATCCGGGCGCCAAAGATAGAAACTGTTGGAAGTACTATTCAAGTGCTTGGAACACTGGATGAAAAAACACCAGTTGTTGTGCAACAAAACCAATATTTAGCTGCCTGTTTTCATCCTGAACTTGTTGGAGAAACAAAAGTGCATGAATATTTTCTAGGAATGGTGAAAGAGTTTCGAAAATAA
- the pdxS gene encoding pyridoxal 5'-phosphate synthase lyase subunit PdxS, whose product MPAQVLLNRGFAEMFKGGVIMDVTNHEQARIAEEAGAVAVMALERVPSDIRKEGGVARMADPNIVIKIKKAVTIPVMAKCRIGHSAEARILQALAADFIDESEVLTPADQTHHINKRLFKVPFVCGAIDLGQALRRINEGAAMIRTKGEAGTGNIVEAIKHIRTINDQIKYLQRATQEQRKRAAKKMRVPFPLLIKTLKLRRLPVVNFAAGGIATPADAALCMELGVDGVFVGSGIFKSQNPKKMAKAIVEAVTHYKDSKRLAAISAGLGKSMPGREIESLEVKFSQRR is encoded by the coding sequence ATGCCAGCTCAAGTACTTCTTAACAGAGGTTTTGCTGAAATGTTTAAAGGCGGCGTTATCATGGATGTTACTAACCATGAACAAGCAAGAATTGCTGAAGAAGCTGGAGCTGTCGCAGTCATGGCTCTTGAACGAGTTCCTTCTGATATTAGAAAAGAAGGTGGCGTTGCAAGAATGGCAGATCCTAATATTGTAATCAAAATAAAAAAAGCAGTTACCATTCCAGTTATGGCAAAATGCAGAATTGGTCATTCAGCTGAAGCAAGAATTCTTCAGGCTTTGGCAGCAGATTTTATTGATGAAAGCGAAGTGCTGACACCTGCCGATCAAACGCATCATATTAACAAGCGGCTATTCAAAGTTCCTTTTGTCTGCGGAGCAATTGATCTGGGGCAAGCATTGAGAAGGATTAATGAAGGCGCTGCAATGATCAGAACAAAAGGCGAAGCTGGCACGGGAAATATTGTTGAAGCTATTAAACATATTAGAACTATTAATGACCAAATAAAATATTTGCAGAGAGCAACGCAAGAACAACGGAAAAGAGCAGCAAAAAAAATGCGCGTTCCTTTTCCATTGTTAATAAAAACATTAAAATTAAGAAGATTGCCTGTAGTGAATTTTGCAGCAGGCGGCATAGCAACACCAGCAGATGCAGCATTATGCATGGAATTGGGAGTTGACGGCGTTTTTGTCGGTTCAGGAATATTCAAATCACAAAATCCAAAAAAAATGGCAAAAGCAATTGTTGAAGCAGTAACTCATTACAAAGACAGCAAACGATTGGCAGCTATTTCTGCAGGTCTTGGAAAAAGCATGCCAGGCAGAGAAATAGAAAGTTTAGAAGTCAAATTTTCCCAGCGAAGATAG
- a CDS encoding ATP-binding protein — translation MERAKLEEFNPWWISGKVDAELALPFKRNVFTEIENHISKRFIVALTGLRRIGKTTLMYQLIHKLMQEKVEQTNILFFSFDEMSVNLSEVLSTYKEMNSKDFREGKIYIFLDEIQKYKNWENELKKYYDLYPKLKFFISGSESLFIRKKTKETLAGRIFEFTLTPFTFREYLRFNNLKEEKFKYETAVNPLFLKFVEKGGFPETFSFETDKDFKEYIRALIVDKIVYKDIPQMFGIEDPEFLKILLELISTNPGMYVDYQSLSKQFEKDRRVIKDYISYLKDSFLITILGNYRKGSITTLRKKKRAYPTDTALSYLYKPKIDESFFGRMVETIIVNKLRANSFWKNGTEIDIIYDKSPIEVKYQENINSEDFKPMKEFMRKFNQKQGILITNKEEKEIKFEEGTIKLIPAWKFLLE, via the coding sequence ATGGAAAGAGCAAAATTAGAAGAATTTAACCCGTGGTGGATAAGTGGAAAAGTAGATGCAGAACTAGCTTTGCCTTTCAAGAGAAATGTTTTTACTGAAATAGAAAATCATATCAGCAAAAGATTTATTGTCGCGCTAACTGGTCTTAGAAGGATTGGAAAAACGACACTTATGTACCAATTGATACATAAATTAATGCAAGAAAAAGTCGAGCAAACAAATATCCTCTTTTTCTCTTTTGATGAAATGTCCGTAAATTTAAGTGAAGTTTTGAGCACATACAAAGAAATGAACTCAAAAGATTTCAGAGAGGGCAAAATATACATTTTTCTTGATGAAATTCAAAAGTACAAAAATTGGGAGAATGAATTAAAAAAATATTATGATTTATATCCTAAATTAAAATTTTTCATAAGCGGCTCTGAATCTCTTTTCATAAGAAAGAAAACAAAAGAAACTCTGGCAGGCAGAATTTTCGAATTCACTCTAACTCCATTTACATTTAGAGAATATCTAAGATTCAATAACCTAAAAGAAGAAAAGTTTAAGTATGAAACTGCTGTAAACCCGCTTTTCTTGAAATTTGTTGAAAAAGGAGGATTTCCAGAAACATTTTCCTTTGAAACAGACAAAGACTTTAAGGAATATATCCGTGCATTAATTGTTGATAAAATAGTGTATAAAGATATCCCTCAAATGTTTGGAATAGAAGACCCTGAATTTTTAAAGATTCTTTTGGAATTGATTTCTACAAATCCAGGAATGTATGTTGATTACCAATCATTAAGCAAACAATTTGAAAAAGACAGAAGAGTAATAAAAGATTATATTTCATATCTTAAAGACAGCTTTTTAATAACAATTTTAGGAAATTACAGAAAGGGAAGCATAACTACATTAAGGAAGAAAAAAAGAGCGTATCCGACCGATACTGCTTTATCTTACCTCTACAAGCCAAAAATAGATGAGTCTTTTTTTGGAAGAATGGTTGAAACAATAATCGTAAATAAACTCAGAGCAAATTCTTTCTGGAAAAATGGAACAGAAATAGATATAATTTATGATAAATCACCAATAGAAGTCAAATATCAAGAAAATATAAATTCTGAAGATTTTAAGCCAATGAAAGAATTCATGAGAAAATTTAATCAAAAACAAGGGATTTTAATCACAAATAAAGAAGAAAAAGAAATTAAATTTGAAGAAGGAACAATAAAATTAATTCCTGCATGGAAATTTTTATTAGAATAG
- a CDS encoding nucleotidyltransferase family protein — protein sequence MVKKQLKHSKEPKQSLTSLKKQIIPVLKRYHVKKAGIFGSYARGEQKKNSDVDILIEVKTVKFSLLDMVRLEREIEETIGKKVDLLTYRSINPLLKDYILRDEVRII from the coding sequence ATGGTTAAAAAACAGTTGAAACATTCAAAGGAACCAAAACAATCTCTTACAAGCTTAAAAAAACAGATTATACCTGTATTAAAAAGATATCATGTGAAAAAAGCAGGTATTTTTGGCAGTTATGCAAGGGGAGAACAGAAAAAGAATAGTGATGTGGACATATTAATAGAAGTTAAAACGGTTAAATTTAGTCTTCTTGATATGGTTAGATTAGAGCGTGAAATAGAAGAAACTATCGGTAAAAAAGTAGATCTTCTAACGTATAGATCTATAAATCCATTATTAAAAGATTACATCTTAAGAGATGAGGTTAGGATTATATGA
- a CDS encoding DUF86 domain-containing protein: MKKDDLVFLGHMLELIDKVESFSEGLSRQDFDKDELRQYAIVRAIEIIGEAAKNLSSSFTSQHSSIPWKDIIGMRDKLIHHYFGVDLKAVWDTMNNDLPDLKKKLLAIKKDLK; this comes from the coding sequence ATGAAAAAAGACGATCTTGTTTTTCTTGGACATATGTTAGAATTAATTGACAAAGTTGAATCTTTTTCAGAAGGCTTATCAAGACAAGATTTTGATAAAGATGAATTGAGGCAGTATGCAATTGTAAGAGCTATTGAAATTATAGGTGAAGCAGCTAAAAATCTTTCTTCTTCTTTTACTTCTCAGCATTCTTCAATTCCTTGGAAAGATATTATAGGTATGAGGGACAAACTGATTCACCATTATTTTGGTGTTGATCTTAAGGCTGTATGGGATACTATGAATAATGACCTTCCAGATTTAAAAAAGAAATTACTTGCTATTAAAAAAGATCTCAAATAA
- a CDS encoding transketolase: protein MKNLTSTKQLELKAVTIREDMIKMLEHAGSGHSGGPLGMADIFTALYFNILNHNPKKPWNNDRDRVILSNGHICPIWYTTLAHAGYFPIKELMTLRKLNTRLQGHPHIHSAPGIENTAGPLGQGSSFAVGIALAAKMDRKKHRVYCLQSDGELEEGQSWEAYMFAAAKKLDNLTFIIDRNNIQIDGNTEDIMPLEPLHKKLESFNLHVIEIDGHNFKEIISACNKAKKIKKPSVILANTVPGKGVSFMEHDYHWHGKPPNKEEAVKALQDLHKIKRSILNNYKIINNKNETKKSG, encoded by the coding sequence ATGAAAAACCTAACCTCCACCAAACAATTGGAACTTAAAGCAGTAACTATACGTGAAGATATGATTAAAATGTTAGAACATGCTGGTTCTGGTCATTCTGGCGGTCCTTTAGGCATGGCTGACATATTTACGGCTTTATACTTTAACATTCTTAATCATAATCCTAAAAAACCATGGAATAATGATCGAGATCGTGTCATTCTTTCCAACGGCCATATTTGTCCTATTTGGTACACTACTTTAGCTCATGCTGGTTATTTTCCTATTAAAGAATTAATGACCTTGCGAAAATTAAATACGCGATTGCAAGGTCATCCTCATATCCATTCTGCTCCAGGTATAGAAAATACAGCCGGTCCTTTAGGCCAAGGAAGTTCATTTGCTGTAGGCATAGCATTGGCTGCAAAAATGGACAGGAAAAAACACCGTGTTTATTGTCTCCAAAGCGATGGAGAACTGGAAGAAGGTCAGTCTTGGGAAGCATATATGTTTGCTGCTGCAAAAAAATTGGATAATCTAACGTTTATAATAGATCGAAACAATATTCAGATTGACGGCAATACTGAAGATATCATGCCTTTAGAGCCGTTGCATAAAAAACTGGAGTCATTTAATCTGCATGTTATTGAAATAGATGGTCATAACTTTAAAGAAATAATTAGTGCTTGCAATAAAGCGAAAAAAATCAAAAAACCATCGGTGATTTTAGCCAATACTGTTCCTGGCAAAGGAGTTTCATTTATGGAGCATGATTATCATTGGCATGGCAAACCTCCAAATAAAGAAGAAGCAGTCAAGGCACTGCAGGATTTGCATAAGATTAAGAGGTCAATATTAAATAACTACAAAATAATAAACAACAAAAATGAAACAAAAAAAAGTGGTTAA
- a CDS encoding transketolase family protein, which yields MHLNPHMHTEVDYARSGYGDGVVEAGKKNKNVVVLCCDLTDSTKSADFKKQFPQRFVEVGVAEQNMAGIGAGMAVEGKIPFISSYAVFNPGRNWDQIRVSICYTNANVKIIGAHAGISVGPDGATHQALEDIAMMRVLPNMTVLCGADYDQTKKLIIKAAKYKGPVYIRFGREKVPKVTTAKTPCTIGKADVYRQGKDVAVIASGPMVYEALAAAVELQEQKKHKKISCMVINGHTIKPLDKKTIIAAAKKCKAVVTAEEHQWHGGLGGAVAELLASEYPVPVKRVGIQDTFGESGNPDELMVKYKIKKKDIITAVKAVLRMKKK from the coding sequence ATGCATCTCAATCCACATATGCATACTGAAGTTGACTATGCTCGTTCAGGATATGGTGATGGTGTTGTTGAAGCAGGAAAAAAGAACAAAAATGTAGTTGTTCTTTGCTGTGATTTAACTGACAGCACAAAATCTGCGGATTTTAAAAAACAGTTTCCTCAGCGTTTTGTAGAAGTTGGTGTAGCAGAACAAAACATGGCAGGTATTGGAGCAGGCATGGCAGTTGAAGGCAAGATTCCTTTTATCTCAAGCTATGCAGTTTTTAATCCAGGAAGAAATTGGGATCAAATTCGCGTCAGCATTTGTTATACTAATGCTAATGTCAAAATCATTGGCGCGCATGCTGGCATTTCAGTTGGACCAGATGGTGCAACCCATCAGGCGCTTGAAGATATTGCAATGATGCGGGTGCTGCCTAACATGACCGTGCTTTGCGGAGCTGACTACGATCAAACAAAAAAATTAATCATTAAGGCAGCAAAATACAAAGGACCTGTTTATATCAGATTTGGCAGAGAAAAGGTTCCTAAGGTTACAACCGCAAAAACTCCCTGCACCATTGGGAAGGCAGATGTTTATCGGCAAGGAAAAGATGTTGCTGTTATTGCTTCCGGACCTATGGTTTATGAAGCATTGGCTGCTGCTGTTGAATTGCAAGAACAAAAAAAACATAAAAAAATAAGCTGTATGGTGATTAACGGTCATACCATTAAGCCGCTGGATAAAAAAACTATTATTGCTGCAGCTAAAAAATGCAAAGCAGTAGTTACTGCAGAAGAACATCAATGGCATGGCGGATTAGGCGGAGCTGTTGCTGAATTGTTAGCAAGCGAATATCCAGTTCCTGTTAAACGAGTTGGTATTCAAGATACCTTTGGTGAATCAGGAAATCCTGATGAGTTAATGGTTAAATACAAGATTAAAAAGAAGGATATTATTACTGCGGTAAAGGCTGTTTTGAGGATGAAGAAGAAATAA